The following are encoded in a window of Mustela nigripes isolate SB6536 chromosome 3, MUSNIG.SB6536, whole genome shotgun sequence genomic DNA:
- the UTP23 gene encoding rRNA-processing protein UTP23 homolog has product MKITRQKHAKKHLGFFRNNFGVREPYQILLDGTFCQAALRGRIQLREQLPRYLMGETQLCTTRCVLKELETLGKDLYGAKLIAQKCQVRNCPHFKNAVSGSECLLAMVEEGNPHHYFVATQDQNLSMKVKKKPGVPLMFIIQNTIVLDKPSPKTVAFVKAVESGQLVSVHEKQSIKQLKEEQGLVKNQEQRRRKKRKKISGPNPLSCLKKKKKTQDPESFASGKKRKRKRIRNRSTSKVLSEKQNNNE; this is encoded by the exons TCACGAGGCAGAAACATGCCAAGAAGCATCTCGGCTTCTTCCGCAATAACTTCGGAGTTCGCGAGCCGTACCAGATCCTGCTGGACGGTACCTTCTGTCAGGCGGCGCTGCGCGGCCGTATCCAGCTGCGGGAGCAGTTGCCCCGCTACCTCATGGGGGAGACACAGCTGTGCACCACCAG GTGTGTGTTAAAAGAATTAGAAACGTTGGGAAAAGACTTATATGGAGCAAAACTGATTGCACAAAAATGCCAAGTCCGAAACTGTCCCCATTTCAAGAATGCTGTGAGTGGATCAGAATGTCTATTGGCCATGGTTGAAGAGGGAAATCCTCATCACTATTTTGTGGCAACACAG gATCAGAATTTGTCtatgaaagtaaagaaaaagccTGGAGTTCCTCTCATGTTTATTATTCAGAACACTATAGTCTTGGACAAACCTTCTCCCAAAACAGTTGCCTTTGTTAAAGCAGTAGAGTCAGGTCAGCTTGTCTCAGTGCATGAGAAACAAAGTATCAAGCAACTCAAAGAAGAACAAGGTTTAGTGAAAAACCaggaacagagaagaagaaaaaaacgcAAGAAAATAAGTGGCCCCAATCCTCTTAGCtgtttgaagaaaaagaagaaaacacaggaccCAGAATCATTTGcctctggaaagaaaagaaaaagaaaaagaatccggAACAGATCTACCTCAAAAGTACTTTCTGAAAAGCAGAACAATAATGAATGA